The following proteins are encoded in a genomic region of Jaculus jaculus isolate mJacJac1 chromosome 21, mJacJac1.mat.Y.cur, whole genome shotgun sequence:
- the Prkaa2 gene encoding 5'-AMP-activated protein kinase catalytic subunit alpha-2 isoform X1 has translation MAEKQKHDGRVKIGHYVLGDTLGVGTFGKVKIGEHQLTGHKVAVKILNRQKIRSLDVVGKIKREIQNLKLFRHPHIIKLYQVISTPTDFFMVMEYVSGGELFDYICKHGRVEETEARRLFQQILSAVDYCHRHMVVHRDLKPENVLLDAHMNAKIADFGLSNMMSDGEFLRTSCGSPNYAAPEVISGRLYAGPEVDIWSCGVILYALLCGTLPFDDEHVPTLFKKIRGGVFYIPECLHRSVATLLMHMLQVDPLKRATIKDIREHEWFKQDLPTYLFPEDPSYDASVIDDEAVREVCEKFECTEAEVMTSLYSDDPQDQLAVAYHLVIDNRRIMNQASEFYLASSPPTGSFMDDSAMHIPPGLKPHPERMPPLIADSPKARCPLDALNTTKPKSLAVKKAKWHLGIRSQSKPYDIMAEVYRAMKQLDFEWKVVNAYHLRVRRKNPVTGNYVKMSLQLYLVDSRSYLLDFKSIDDEVAEQRSGSSTPQRSCSAAGLHRPRSSFDSATAESQSLSSSLTGSVTGSTQSPVSPRLGSHTMDFFEMCASLITTLAR, from the exons ttggtgaacatcaattgacaggccataAAGTGGCAGTTAAAATCTTAAATAGACAGAAGATCCGCAGCTTAGATGTTGTTGGAAAAATAAAACGAGAAATTCAAAACCTTAAACTCTTTCGTCATCCTCATATTATCAAACT GTATCAGGTGATCAGCACTCCCACGGACTTTTTCATGGTGATGGAGTACGTGTCCGGAGGTGAACTCTTTGACTACATCTGCAAACATGGACGG GTTGAAGAGACGGAAGCCAGGAGGCTTTTCCAACAGATTCTGTCAGCTGTGGATTATTGTCACAGGCACATGGTTGTTCATCGGGACCTGAAGCCGGAGAATGTATTGCTGGATGCCCACATGAATGCGAAGATAGCTGACTTTG GCCTGTCTAACATGATGTCAGATGGTGAATTCCTACGAACCAGCTGTGGCTCTCCAAACTACGCAGCACCCGAAGTCATTTCAGGAAG GCTGTACGCCGGGCCCGAGGTGGACATCTGGAGCTGCGGCGTGATCCTGTACGCGCTGCTGTGTGGCACCCTGCCCTTCGACGACGAGCACGTGCCCACCCTGTTCAAGAAGATCCGCGGGGGCGTCTTCTACATCCCCGAGTGCCTCCACCGCTCCGTGGCCACGCTGCTCATGCACATGCTGCAGGTCGATCCTCTGAAGCGAGCGACCATCAAAGACATCAG agagCATGAATGGTTCAAACAAGATTTACCTACTTACCTCTTTCCTGAAGACCCTTCCTACGATGCCAGTGTCATCGATGACGAGGCCGTGAGGGAGGTCTGTGAGAAGTTTGAGTGTACGGAGGCCGAGGTGATGACCAGTTTGTACAGCGACGACCCTCAAGACCAGCTGGCCGTGGCGTACCACCTGGTCATCGACAACCGCAGGATCATGAACCAGGCCAGTGAGTTCTACCTCGCCTCCAGCCCTCCGACCGGCTCCTTCATGGACGACAGCGCCATGCACATTCCCCCGGGCCTGAAGCCGCACCCGGAGCGGATGCCGCCGCTCATCGCTGACAGCCCCAAAGCGCGCTGTCCTCTGGACGCCCTGAACACGACGAAGCCCAAGTCCTTAGCCGTGAAGAAAGCCAAGTGGCACCTGGGCATCCGGAGCCAGAGCAAACCCTACGACATCATGGCCGAGGTGTACCGAGCTATGAAGCAGCTGGACTTCGAGTGGAAG GTAGTGAACGCATACCACCTTCGAGTCAGAAGGAAAAACCCAGTGACCGGCAATTATGTGAAGATGAGCTTGCAGCTTTACCTGGTCGACAGTAGGAGCTACCTTTTGGACTTCAAAAGCATCGATG ATGAGGTGGCGGAGCAGAGGTCCGGCTCTTCCACCCCTCAGCGCTCCTGCTCGGCCGCTGGCTTACACCGGCCAAGGTCAAGTTTCGATTCAGCAACTGCTGAGAGCCAGTCCCTTTCCAGCTCCCTCACTGGCTCCGTGACGGGAAGCACCCAGTCTCCGGTCTCCCCTCGCCTGGGCAGCCACACCATGGATTTTTTTGAAATGTGCGCCAGTCTGATCACTACTTTAGCCCGTTGA
- the Prkaa2 gene encoding 5'-AMP-activated protein kinase catalytic subunit alpha-2 isoform X2, translating into MVMEYVSGGELFDYICKHGRVEETEARRLFQQILSAVDYCHRHMVVHRDLKPENVLLDAHMNAKIADFGLSNMMSDGEFLRTSCGSPNYAAPEVISGRLYAGPEVDIWSCGVILYALLCGTLPFDDEHVPTLFKKIRGGVFYIPECLHRSVATLLMHMLQVDPLKRATIKDIREHEWFKQDLPTYLFPEDPSYDASVIDDEAVREVCEKFECTEAEVMTSLYSDDPQDQLAVAYHLVIDNRRIMNQASEFYLASSPPTGSFMDDSAMHIPPGLKPHPERMPPLIADSPKARCPLDALNTTKPKSLAVKKAKWHLGIRSQSKPYDIMAEVYRAMKQLDFEWKVVNAYHLRVRRKNPVTGNYVKMSLQLYLVDSRSYLLDFKSIDDEVAEQRSGSSTPQRSCSAAGLHRPRSSFDSATAESQSLSSSLTGSVTGSTQSPVSPRLGSHTMDFFEMCASLITTLAR; encoded by the exons ATGGTGATGGAGTACGTGTCCGGAGGTGAACTCTTTGACTACATCTGCAAACATGGACGG GTTGAAGAGACGGAAGCCAGGAGGCTTTTCCAACAGATTCTGTCAGCTGTGGATTATTGTCACAGGCACATGGTTGTTCATCGGGACCTGAAGCCGGAGAATGTATTGCTGGATGCCCACATGAATGCGAAGATAGCTGACTTTG GCCTGTCTAACATGATGTCAGATGGTGAATTCCTACGAACCAGCTGTGGCTCTCCAAACTACGCAGCACCCGAAGTCATTTCAGGAAG GCTGTACGCCGGGCCCGAGGTGGACATCTGGAGCTGCGGCGTGATCCTGTACGCGCTGCTGTGTGGCACCCTGCCCTTCGACGACGAGCACGTGCCCACCCTGTTCAAGAAGATCCGCGGGGGCGTCTTCTACATCCCCGAGTGCCTCCACCGCTCCGTGGCCACGCTGCTCATGCACATGCTGCAGGTCGATCCTCTGAAGCGAGCGACCATCAAAGACATCAG agagCATGAATGGTTCAAACAAGATTTACCTACTTACCTCTTTCCTGAAGACCCTTCCTACGATGCCAGTGTCATCGATGACGAGGCCGTGAGGGAGGTCTGTGAGAAGTTTGAGTGTACGGAGGCCGAGGTGATGACCAGTTTGTACAGCGACGACCCTCAAGACCAGCTGGCCGTGGCGTACCACCTGGTCATCGACAACCGCAGGATCATGAACCAGGCCAGTGAGTTCTACCTCGCCTCCAGCCCTCCGACCGGCTCCTTCATGGACGACAGCGCCATGCACATTCCCCCGGGCCTGAAGCCGCACCCGGAGCGGATGCCGCCGCTCATCGCTGACAGCCCCAAAGCGCGCTGTCCTCTGGACGCCCTGAACACGACGAAGCCCAAGTCCTTAGCCGTGAAGAAAGCCAAGTGGCACCTGGGCATCCGGAGCCAGAGCAAACCCTACGACATCATGGCCGAGGTGTACCGAGCTATGAAGCAGCTGGACTTCGAGTGGAAG GTAGTGAACGCATACCACCTTCGAGTCAGAAGGAAAAACCCAGTGACCGGCAATTATGTGAAGATGAGCTTGCAGCTTTACCTGGTCGACAGTAGGAGCTACCTTTTGGACTTCAAAAGCATCGATG ATGAGGTGGCGGAGCAGAGGTCCGGCTCTTCCACCCCTCAGCGCTCCTGCTCGGCCGCTGGCTTACACCGGCCAAGGTCAAGTTTCGATTCAGCAACTGCTGAGAGCCAGTCCCTTTCCAGCTCCCTCACTGGCTCCGTGACGGGAAGCACCCAGTCTCCGGTCTCCCCTCGCCTGGGCAGCCACACCATGGATTTTTTTGAAATGTGCGCCAGTCTGATCACTACTTTAGCCCGTTGA